A single genomic interval of Leptospira semungkisensis harbors:
- a CDS encoding LIC_13076 family protein has translation MTLVGRVVRANHLSIIILIAFLSYCTIDKRISPNPENRVILAAESSSCKIHSVQPYWAFLGGLVPAWKSPAFFGLIPALNSSLPDPPSGQTIRVTETARWYDYTITILLGWLFTITKRTYIVEFCEEGLYANHWNDQKESIEQKLYRVAMSGNVTIQMNSGETLLCKILGFDSESIIVESSTPDAQGKVVDRAILKDGTVVEGRFTTQNEHEVEIETKTNELQFILKSRLQKLELRVPVRIIERKTLRKSEIQKLTFESAD, from the coding sequence ATGACTTTGGTTGGCAGAGTAGTAAGAGCGAATCACTTATCTATCATAATCCTTATAGCCTTTCTAAGCTATTGTACCATTGATAAGCGAATTAGCCCGAATCCTGAAAACAGGGTGATTCTTGCTGCAGAATCTTCTTCGTGCAAGATACATTCAGTGCAACCGTATTGGGCTTTCTTAGGAGGATTAGTTCCTGCTTGGAAGTCTCCTGCCTTCTTCGGATTGATCCCTGCGTTAAATTCTTCTCTTCCGGATCCACCTTCCGGCCAAACAATACGAGTTACCGAGACAGCTAGATGGTATGACTATACGATCACAATTTTACTTGGATGGCTTTTCACGATCACCAAACGCACATATATAGTGGAGTTCTGCGAAGAGGGTCTCTACGCAAACCATTGGAATGACCAAAAGGAAAGCATTGAGCAGAAATTATACCGAGTGGCCATGTCCGGGAATGTAACAATTCAAATGAATTCGGGGGAGACCTTATTGTGTAAGATCCTCGGTTTTGATTCTGAAAGCATTATTGTAGAGTCTTCGACTCCAGATGCTCAAGGCAAGGTTGTGGATCGTGCGATTCTAAAAGATGGAACAGTGGTAGAAGGTAGATTTACCACTCAAAATGAGCATGAGGTGGAGATAGAAACAAAAACAAATGAGCTACAATTCATTCTAAAATCCAGATTACAGAAGTTAGAACTAAGAGTTCCTGTCCGCATTATAGAAAGAAAGACACTTCGCAAATCAGAGATCCAAAAACTTACCTTCGAAAGCGCAGACTAG
- a CDS encoding fibronectin type III domain-containing protein, which translates to MNPFFEPILFPKNASDSTGLLSALFAGGSGPLPATPVPGHGGSITATAEGYDSDFQATVDLSWTAAKDDLTPASALTYQVYYSTNASDIYVNTPADLAEVGNPYGSAQAAMTNSSVSGLPANTIYYFNVLVSDTDGNQAIYNGSGIKTSSPDTTQPVPGNNGGLTFTPSSTYSQVTKSSMTLSWVAATDNVTSQANLTYQVFYYSDNSVMGTVNSILTNAISAGSAQAGITQFTVTGLYANAWYYFAVVVTDEAGNAWVYVNNFGGGNASKTQPGAAYMFDSLSSVSGDLGSRSNVNTICSNRKASLSGINYTWKASCNAYAFVSMPDGTWISGYLVPSIPSTYMILGSQGTMIASNPTQLLSGTIQNTIRSAIPEYTSGSGYWTFATATGGYASADSCSSATSNSSSVSGRIGLPDSLNSYWMDFSINGEGAASGATCDTGRTILCICF; encoded by the coding sequence ATGAATCCGTTCTTCGAACCCATTCTATTTCCGAAGAATGCTTCTGATTCGACCGGACTGTTGAGTGCCTTATTTGCAGGAGGGTCTGGACCTCTACCCGCTACACCGGTCCCCGGGCATGGAGGGAGTATAACGGCTACTGCTGAAGGATATGATTCAGACTTTCAGGCAACGGTAGATCTTTCATGGACGGCCGCCAAAGATGATCTAACTCCAGCCTCCGCGTTAACCTACCAAGTTTACTATTCAACAAACGCTTCCGATATCTACGTGAATACTCCGGCAGATCTAGCCGAAGTCGGAAATCCTTATGGATCTGCCCAAGCAGCGATGACGAATTCATCTGTGAGCGGTCTTCCTGCAAATACAATCTATTACTTCAATGTGCTTGTAAGTGATACGGATGGAAATCAAGCGATCTATAATGGCAGTGGGATAAAGACTTCTTCTCCGGATACAACCCAGCCTGTTCCGGGAAATAACGGAGGACTCACGTTTACTCCTTCTTCTACCTATTCGCAGGTAACCAAATCCTCAATGACTCTTTCATGGGTCGCTGCGACGGATAACGTAACTTCGCAAGCGAATCTTACCTATCAGGTTTTCTATTATTCGGACAATTCGGTTATGGGGACCGTCAATTCCATCCTTACGAATGCAATCTCTGCCGGATCTGCACAAGCGGGAATCACTCAGTTTACTGTAACTGGACTGTATGCGAATGCTTGGTATTATTTTGCTGTAGTAGTCACCGATGAGGCAGGGAACGCATGGGTTTATGTAAATAATTTCGGCGGAGGCAATGCCTCCAAGACACAACCCGGCGCAGCTTATATGTTTGATTCTCTTTCTAGTGTTTCAGGAGACTTAGGCTCGAGATCGAATGTGAATACAATTTGTTCGAATCGGAAGGCAAGCCTGAGTGGAATCAATTATACTTGGAAAGCTTCCTGCAATGCGTATGCATTCGTTTCCATGCCGGATGGAACTTGGATCAGCGGTTATTTAGTGCCATCCATTCCTTCTACCTATATGATCTTAGGAAGTCAGGGAACGATGATTGCGAGTAATCCAACGCAACTGCTGAGCGGCACGATCCAAAATACAATCCGAAGCGCGATCCCTGAGTATACTAGCGGAAGTGGCTATTGGACATTTGCAACTGCAACGGGTGGATATGCCTCCGCAGATAGTTGCTCCAGCGCTACCTCCAACTCTTCTTCTGTTTCAGGAAGGATAGGACTTCCGGATTCTTTGAATTCATATTGGATGGATTTCTCAATCAATGGAGAAGGTGCAGCAAGCGGTGCAACTTGTGATACGGGAAGAACGATTCTCTGTATCTGCTTTTAA
- a CDS encoding MBL fold metallo-hydrolase: MKYLLNLSIFLVMFQYCAVTSNQSVSVSKGTASELQSIPLAEKGPIVFKKILAADWLADRDGLINFKDPKVKAAGLQPGKEPIQIYYYVIDHPKFGRFVVDTGMADVFRKDPKEWPVSGLVASQMNIPDLKIHTTIKEWNAKDPKKTDGVFLTHMHLDHIFGVLDFPAGTPIYTGPNEPGDSRFLHMFVQGTTDKVLGPGTILSELNFTGKDGSKINMIDFFGDQSFYVIYVPGHTAGSLAFLVKSTTGTQLLTGDTCHTKWGWENGVTPGGFTKDQEANEVSLNLLKQIAAKFPKIQVHPGHQSLTPALPAK; this comes from the coding sequence ATGAAATATCTACTCAACCTATCTATCTTCCTCGTAATGTTCCAATATTGCGCGGTAACTTCCAATCAATCCGTTTCCGTATCTAAGGGGACCGCTTCGGAATTACAAAGCATTCCTTTGGCCGAAAAAGGTCCGATCGTTTTTAAAAAGATTCTAGCGGCTGATTGGCTAGCGGATCGCGATGGACTCATCAATTTCAAAGATCCGAAAGTAAAGGCCGCAGGCCTACAGCCCGGAAAAGAGCCGATCCAAATTTACTATTATGTAATAGATCATCCGAAGTTCGGAAGATTTGTAGTCGATACCGGAATGGCGGATGTATTTCGGAAGGATCCGAAAGAATGGCCTGTTTCTGGACTAGTCGCGTCTCAGATGAATATTCCTGATTTGAAGATTCATACTACAATCAAGGAATGGAATGCAAAAGATCCTAAGAAAACAGACGGGGTCTTCTTAACTCATATGCATTTGGATCATATCTTTGGGGTTCTGGATTTTCCTGCGGGAACTCCGATCTATACCGGACCGAATGAGCCTGGCGATTCTCGTTTTCTTCACATGTTCGTGCAAGGAACTACTGATAAGGTACTTGGACCCGGTACCATTCTTTCCGAGTTGAACTTCACCGGAAAAGACGGTTCGAAGATTAATATGATCGATTTCTTTGGTGACCAATCTTTTTACGTTATCTATGTTCCAGGTCATACTGCAGGGAGTTTGGCTTTCTTAGTGAAGTCGACAACAGGAACCCAACTGCTTACAGGAGATACCTGTCATACAAAATGGGGTTGGGAGAACGGTGTAACTCCAGGAGGTTTTACTAAGGACCAAGAAGCGAACGAAGTGAGTTTAAATCTTCTCAAGCAGATCGCTGCAAAATTTCCTAAGATACAAGTCCATCCAGGACATCAAAGTTTAACTCCTGCGCTTCCTGCGAAGTAA
- a CDS encoding CaiB/BaiF CoA transferase family protein, which yields MNKGPLSGVKVVDLSLLLPGPLCSMYLGDMGAEIIKIENPRAMDATRVMFKKDNGAPSLYLMLNRNKKAITLNLKREKSKEILFKLLEDADILLEGFRPDGLSKMGLGYDDLKEKFPKLIYCGIYGYGDSGAYKDFAGHDLNYLSLSGVLSQTGKRPQAPGFQLADIGGGTLTALSSILAALYYREKTGRGQKIAVSMMEASLQFISLYGGIYSATGKDPEGGNELLSGKLPNYSTYQTKEGRWVALGALEEMFFKTFLRQSGLDSHLEKVPIAESHFEEWKKILTEYFASKTLADLEPIFQNPDSCLTPVKTMDEVAHDPVLREKGLILDRKHPEYGDYIQFGSPFPFSESKVTYRSEPPAHGEHNAEILKSLGYSDAEIEELKKDKVI from the coding sequence ATGAACAAAGGTCCACTTTCCGGAGTAAAGGTTGTAGATCTCAGCCTTCTTCTTCCCGGTCCTTTATGCTCCATGTATCTGGGAGATATGGGAGCGGAAATCATCAAGATAGAAAATCCAAGAGCAATGGATGCCACTAGAGTCATGTTTAAGAAGGACAACGGCGCTCCTTCTCTCTATCTCATGTTGAATCGCAACAAAAAGGCAATCACTCTCAATCTGAAACGGGAAAAATCCAAAGAGATCCTATTCAAACTCTTGGAAGACGCGGATATTCTTTTAGAAGGATTTCGTCCGGATGGACTCTCCAAGATGGGATTAGGTTACGATGATCTGAAGGAAAAATTTCCTAAACTGATCTATTGCGGTATTTATGGATATGGTGACTCGGGTGCGTATAAGGATTTCGCGGGTCATGATCTAAATTATCTTTCCTTGTCTGGAGTTCTTTCTCAAACAGGCAAGCGTCCTCAGGCGCCTGGGTTTCAATTGGCGGATATAGGAGGAGGAACTCTTACTGCGTTATCTTCCATTCTTGCAGCATTATACTATAGAGAAAAGACAGGTCGAGGCCAAAAGATCGCAGTTTCGATGATGGAAGCTTCTCTCCAGTTCATTTCTTTGTATGGAGGGATCTATTCGGCTACAGGAAAGGATCCGGAAGGAGGCAATGAACTTCTCTCTGGAAAATTACCGAACTATAGTACGTATCAAACCAAGGAAGGTAGATGGGTCGCGTTAGGCGCTCTTGAGGAAATGTTCTTTAAGACTTTTCTTCGCCAATCCGGTTTAGATTCTCATTTGGAAAAAGTTCCTATCGCCGAGTCACATTTTGAAGAATGGAAAAAGATCCTAACCGAATATTTTGCATCTAAAACGTTAGCCGATCTCGAGCCTATCTTTCAAAATCCGGATTCTTGTTTAACTCCAGTGAAAACGATGGATGAAGTGGCGCATGATCCTGTTCTTCGTGAGAAGGGATTGATCTTGGACCGCAAGCATCCCGAGTACGGAGACTATATTCAGTTCGGTTCTCCGTTTCCTTTTTCCGAAAGCAAAGTCACGTATCGCAGCGAACCTCCAGCTCACGGAGAGCATAATGCTGAAATTCTGAAATCTCTCGGATATTCGGACGCTGAGATCGAAGAATTAAAAAAGGACAAAGTGATTTAA
- a CDS encoding polysaccharide deacetylase family protein, whose product MKAFVCAFASLFFFSLHCSGADRISDLQPSSNQYALGYYEGDPLPNKTAYLTFDDGPSDWTSEVLDVLKEENVKATFFVCGAWLPKKSRTGNSFHKYKDTLIRMKKEGHVVGNHTLGHPNLANMSEERIEKQLDENERLYRQELGEYSEKLTLLRPPFGSPYNRNLSEEKKRRVSSVLQKKGIVFMWSKAFDSSDSKEWVRGEWYEKGPRINTESDRFKAKMERIYTRLTSKADGQGIVILFHDTHPTTKEVLPFVIEKLKEEGYKFGTAEDYAKWRWGKTTKQVLEEEM is encoded by the coding sequence ATGAAGGCATTCGTTTGTGCGTTTGCTTCGCTTTTTTTCTTTTCTCTCCATTGTAGTGGTGCAGACCGAATCTCCGATCTACAACCTTCTTCCAATCAATATGCATTAGGATATTATGAAGGAGATCCTCTCCCGAATAAAACCGCTTATCTTACATTCGATGATGGTCCTTCCGATTGGACTTCCGAGGTACTGGACGTATTGAAGGAAGAAAACGTGAAGGCAACATTCTTCGTTTGCGGCGCTTGGCTTCCGAAGAAGAGCAGGACAGGCAATAGTTTTCATAAATACAAAGATACTCTTATTCGAATGAAGAAAGAAGGTCACGTGGTCGGCAATCATACCTTAGGACATCCGAACTTGGCGAATATGTCCGAAGAAAGGATCGAAAAACAGTTAGATGAGAACGAAAGGCTTTATAGACAGGAATTGGGAGAATATTCAGAAAAGTTAACATTACTCCGTCCTCCATTCGGATCTCCTTATAATAGGAATCTGAGCGAGGAGAAGAAGAGAAGGGTAAGTTCCGTTCTTCAGAAGAAAGGAATCGTATTCATGTGGTCAAAGGCGTTCGATTCTTCCGATTCCAAAGAATGGGTACGTGGAGAATGGTACGAGAAGGGACCGAGGATCAATACCGAGAGTGATAGATTCAAGGCAAAGATGGAACGGATCTACACGAGACTTACTTCTAAGGCTGATGGACAAGGGATTGTCATCCTATTCCATGATACTCATCCGACTACGAAAGAGGTTCTTCCATTCGTAATAGAAAAACTAAAAGAAGAAGGATATAAATTCGGAACCGCAGAAGATTATGCGAAGTGGCGCTGGGGAAAGACCACTAAGCAAGTTTTAGAAGAGGAAATGTGA
- a CDS encoding SMR family transporter: MKATVILVFIVALSFNALANILIKASSLGDKTDTTPGIEGLIKSFIHPVFFAGLMSFGIALLGYRWVLGKGLKLSLAYPLFTSAGFIIVLLASAVFFKEKLNWSQWTGIALIVVGVWLTAGEMFD, encoded by the coding sequence ATGAAAGCAACTGTGATTCTTGTGTTTATCGTCGCACTCTCCTTCAACGCTCTTGCAAACATATTGATTAAGGCTAGTTCTTTAGGAGATAAAACGGATACTACTCCAGGTATAGAGGGATTAATTAAAAGTTTTATTCATCCTGTTTTCTTTGCAGGACTCATGTCTTTCGGGATCGCTTTGCTTGGGTATCGTTGGGTCTTAGGAAAAGGACTGAAATTATCCTTGGCATATCCGTTATTCACTTCAGCAGGATTCATCATCGTGTTGCTCGCTTCTGCAGTTTTCTTTAAAGAAAAATTAAACTGGTCTCAATGGACTGGGATCGCATTGATCGTAGTCGGAGTATGGCTGACTGCGGGAGAAATGTTCGACTGA
- a CDS encoding alpha/beta fold hydrolase: MHRKTFQFQGIQLSYIDSGPKEKAPILIAHANGFAAGCYSYLIRELSSTHRVIALDFCGHGNSEPNMNWKNWFFLRDQVFALIEEENLQNIVGIGHSMGGASLLLSSQKRPGLFSKIFALDPVVLNITYTFLSLLFGNPLARGAIKRRREFKSLDLVRKAFRKTPTFSHWKDEIFEDYLKSCLKQEGDKWVLCCPPEMEAKIFTSLNPLAFLQYGKFTTETHITIPKEYEVCSPGSAKRIMKGNPNSSLELWENTSHFFPFELPERTLERILKRL; encoded by the coding sequence ATGCATAGAAAAACATTTCAATTCCAAGGGATCCAACTCTCCTATATCGATTCAGGTCCGAAAGAAAAAGCTCCGATCCTGATCGCACATGCGAACGGCTTTGCAGCCGGATGTTACTCTTATCTGATCCGTGAACTTTCTTCTACTCATAGAGTGATTGCACTCGACTTTTGTGGTCATGGTAATTCTGAACCGAATATGAATTGGAAGAATTGGTTTTTCTTAAGAGACCAAGTCTTTGCCCTAATCGAAGAAGAGAATTTACAAAATATTGTGGGGATAGGCCATTCAATGGGAGGAGCGAGTCTTCTTCTTTCTAGCCAAAAGAGACCAGGATTATTCTCTAAAATATTCGCACTCGATCCAGTAGTCTTAAATATAACGTATACATTTCTTTCTCTTTTATTCGGAAACCCTTTGGCAAGAGGAGCTATCAAGAGAAGGAGAGAATTCAAGAGTCTGGATCTTGTTCGCAAAGCATTTCGAAAGACTCCAACATTCTCGCATTGGAAAGACGAGATCTTCGAAGATTATCTCAAATCCTGCCTGAAACAAGAAGGAGACAAATGGGTCCTATGCTGTCCGCCCGAGATGGAAGCCAAGATCTTCACTTCTCTCAATCCTCTTGCTTTCTTGCAGTATGGAAAATTTACCACTGAAACCCATATTACGATTCCAAAAGAATACGAAGTATGTTCTCCTGGTTCGGCAAAAAGGATCATGAAAGGAAATCCGAATTCTTCTCTGGAACTTTGGGAAAATACTTCTCATTTCTTTCCATTCGAACTGCCTGAACGTACTTTAGAGAGAATTCTAAAAAGATTATAA
- a CDS encoding helix-turn-helix domain-containing protein: MEGSHNGVLFYFGGRVLLAHKGLITDPHSHYAVSIIISLTSSFQIVNESDESKDYQAVVLAPNTYHTLLAEHSDLIVLQMDPYGIDYAGVAARFGRKGISEIPFSDLEIVLDRCKNLFQEKVNCQSAKDLFEDILSTVGSQKPARVSLDSRILEATERMKAALPGSISVPVLAKEIGFSETRFMHVFKMQMGLPVRQYQLWLRLHEAAKLLKEGGNLTDASHAAGFADQAHLSRTFKRMFGVQPSRFLGSNTNVTVHFCV; the protein is encoded by the coding sequence ATGGAAGGAAGCCATAACGGAGTTCTGTTTTATTTCGGCGGAAGGGTCCTACTCGCTCACAAAGGGCTGATCACGGATCCTCATTCGCATTATGCGGTTTCCATCATTATTTCCTTAACTTCCAGTTTTCAGATCGTAAATGAATCTGACGAAAGTAAAGACTACCAAGCCGTAGTTCTCGCTCCAAATACGTATCATACACTTCTTGCAGAACATTCCGATCTGATTGTCTTGCAAATGGATCCATACGGGATCGATTATGCAGGAGTGGCAGCAAGATTCGGAAGAAAAGGGATCTCCGAGATACCATTCTCCGATCTAGAGATAGTGTTGGATCGTTGCAAAAATCTATTTCAAGAAAAAGTAAATTGCCAATCGGCCAAAGATCTCTTCGAAGATATTCTAAGCACAGTAGGCTCTCAAAAACCTGCAAGAGTTTCTTTGGATTCTAGAATTTTAGAAGCCACCGAAAGAATGAAGGCTGCATTGCCAGGTTCAATTTCCGTTCCGGTACTCGCAAAAGAGATCGGATTCTCCGAAACAAGATTCATGCATGTATTCAAAATGCAAATGGGACTTCCGGTAAGACAATATCAGCTTTGGTTGAGATTGCATGAAGCCGCCAAACTATTGAAAGAAGGCGGAAATCTTACAGATGCGTCTCATGCTGCCGGCTTTGCGGACCAGGCTCATCTAAGTAGGACATTCAAGAGAATGTTCGGAGTGCAACCTTCTCGATTTTTAGGATCGAATACGAATGTAACCGTTCATTTTTGCGTATAA
- a CDS encoding SDR family oxidoreductase: protein MSTVLVTGGSGFLGSHIISQLLGEGHTVRTTVRNLKRETEVRAMLKEAGIDAGDRLSFFEADLEKDSGWKEAAQGCDYVMHVASPFPANVPKHEDELIIPAREGTMRVLKASRDAGVKRVVLTSSFAAIGYGHKAQTIPFDETSWTNLNANVPAYNKSKTIAEKAAWDFIHQEGNGLELSVINPVGIFGPALGSDFASSLVLLQRLLSGAMPGCPEIYFGVVDVRDVTDLHVKAMTHPDAKGERFLAVSGNFIPMIEIANILRANLGKAAEKVPKKQLPNFLVRIGALFNPLARQILPELGKKKNASNEKAKRVLGWKPRSIEEAILSAARSLERYTQK from the coding sequence GAAGCCATATCATTTCGCAATTATTGGGAGAAGGTCATACGGTCCGCACCACAGTTAGGAATTTAAAAAGAGAGACCGAAGTCCGAGCCATGCTGAAAGAAGCAGGAATAGATGCAGGTGATCGTCTTTCCTTTTTCGAGGCAGATCTAGAAAAGGACTCTGGATGGAAAGAAGCCGCCCAAGGATGCGATTATGTTATGCATGTAGCTTCTCCTTTTCCAGCAAATGTACCTAAGCATGAAGATGAATTGATTATTCCAGCACGAGAAGGAACTATGAGAGTGCTGAAGGCTTCTAGAGATGCCGGAGTGAAAAGAGTGGTACTAACTTCTTCTTTTGCTGCGATCGGATATGGGCATAAGGCGCAAACGATTCCTTTTGATGAAACGAGTTGGACCAATCTGAATGCAAATGTCCCAGCATACAATAAGTCCAAAACGATTGCGGAGAAGGCGGCATGGGACTTTATTCACCAAGAAGGGAATGGTTTAGAGCTCTCCGTGATCAATCCGGTTGGGATTTTCGGTCCTGCCTTGGGCTCGGATTTTGCAAGTTCTCTCGTTTTACTTCAGCGTTTGTTAAGCGGGGCCATGCCTGGTTGTCCTGAAATTTACTTCGGAGTTGTCGATGTGCGAGATGTTACCGATCTGCATGTAAAGGCAATGACTCATCCGGATGCAAAGGGAGAACGCTTCCTTGCGGTGTCGGGTAACTTTATTCCTATGATAGAGATTGCGAATATACTCAGAGCAAATCTAGGAAAGGCAGCGGAGAAGGTTCCAAAGAAACAACTCCCCAATTTTCTCGTAAGAATCGGAGCTCTATTTAATCCTCTCGCGAGACAAATCCTACCTGAATTAGGAAAGAAGAAAAACGCGAGTAACGAAAAAGCGAAACGAGTCTTAGGATGGAAGCCTCGCTCTATAGAAGAAGCGATCCTTTCCGCCGCAAGAAGCTTGGAGCGTTATACGCAAAAATGA